From a region of the Mycobacterium intracellulare ATCC 13950 genome:
- the pdxS gene encoding pyridoxal 5'-phosphate synthase lyase subunit PdxS produces the protein MAEMLKGGVIMDVVTPEQAKIAEGAGAVAVMALERVPADIRAQGGVSRMSDPDMIEGIISAVTIPVMAKARIGHFVEAQILQSLGVDYVDESEVLTPADYTHHIDKWKFTVPFVCGATNLGEALRRINEGAAMIRSKGEAGTGDVSNATTHMRAIGGEIRRLTSLSEDELYVAAKELQAPYELVVEVARAGKLPVTMFTAGGIATPADAAMMMQLGAEGVFVGSGIFKSGDPAQRAAAIVKATTFYDDPDVLAKVSRGLGEAMVGINVEQIAQPHRLAERGW, from the coding sequence ATGGCCGAGATGCTCAAGGGCGGCGTCATCATGGACGTCGTCACCCCCGAGCAGGCCAAGATCGCCGAGGGCGCCGGCGCCGTCGCCGTGATGGCGCTGGAGCGGGTGCCCGCCGACATCCGCGCCCAGGGCGGGGTGTCGCGGATGAGCGACCCGGACATGATCGAGGGCATCATCTCGGCGGTGACCATCCCGGTGATGGCCAAGGCGCGCATCGGGCACTTCGTCGAGGCGCAGATCCTGCAGAGCCTCGGGGTGGATTACGTAGACGAGTCGGAGGTGCTCACCCCCGCCGACTACACCCACCACATCGACAAGTGGAAGTTCACCGTGCCGTTCGTGTGCGGCGCCACCAACCTCGGCGAGGCTTTGCGACGGATCAACGAGGGCGCCGCCATGATCCGCTCCAAGGGCGAGGCCGGCACCGGGGACGTCTCCAACGCGACCACGCACATGCGGGCGATCGGCGGCGAGATCCGCCGCCTGACGTCGCTGTCCGAAGACGAATTATACGTTGCCGCAAAGGAATTGCAGGCGCCCTACGAACTCGTCGTCGAGGTGGCCCGGGCAGGCAAGCTGCCGGTCACCATGTTCACGGCCGGTGGCATCGCCACCCCCGCCGACGCGGCGATGATGATGCAGCTCGGCGCCGAGGGCGTCTTCGTGGGCTCGGGCATCTTCAAGTCCGGCGACCCCGCCCAGCGCGCGGCGGCCATCGTCAAGGCCACCACCTTCTACGACGATCCCGACGTGCTGGCCAAGGTCTCGCGTGGGCTGGGGGAGGCGATGGTCGGCATCAACGTCGAGCAGATCGCGCAGCCCCATCGGCTGGCCGAACGCGGCTGGTAA
- a CDS encoding DUF2617 family protein produces the protein MPLHQLAVTPADVSGQRLGLALNAPVPAPLATCRLDHPCGAGALLLGVLGASHVVAVEHAAGRFSEEISCTARNLGADLPERTDAPGYRLQSRTGVRDEADFRRLAHDLRGRCARQAGWLGGTFPGDDAALTVLAAEPDGAGWRWRTWHLYPGRPAGSGGTVVHTASRWQP, from the coding sequence GTGCCCCTTCATCAGCTCGCCGTGACCCCGGCGGACGTATCCGGGCAGCGGCTGGGGCTCGCGCTCAACGCGCCGGTCCCCGCGCCGCTGGCCACCTGCCGGCTGGACCATCCCTGCGGCGCCGGGGCGCTGCTGCTCGGGGTGCTCGGCGCGTCGCACGTCGTCGCGGTTGAGCACGCCGCGGGCCGGTTCTCCGAGGAAATCTCTTGCACGGCACGCAATCTCGGGGCCGACCTGCCCGAGCGCACCGACGCGCCCGGCTACCGCCTGCAATCGCGCACCGGCGTCCGCGACGAGGCGGACTTCCGCCGCCTCGCGCACGACCTGCGCGGCCGCTGCGCCCGCCAGGCGGGCTGGCTCGGCGGCACGTTCCCGGGCGACGACGCCGCGCTGACCGTGCTGGCCGCCGAGCCCGACGGCGCCGGATGGCGTTGGCGGACATGGCATCTGTACCCGGGGCGTCCCGCGGGCTCCGGCGGGACGGTGGTTCACACGGCGAGCCGGTGGCAACCGTGA
- the pgsA gene encoding phosphatidylinositol phosphate synthase, producing the protein MSKVPFLSRAAFARLTTPTAKACLRLGLTPDVVTILGTVVAVAGALIFFPIGKLFIGTLVVWFFVLFDMLDGAMAREQGGGTRFGAVLDATCDRVSDGAVFCGLLWWIAFGLHDKPLAAATLICLVTSQVISYIKARAEASGLRGDGGIIERPERLIIVLVGAGISDFPFVAWPPALPVAMWLLAAASLVTCAQRLRTVRTSPGATDRGSVAP; encoded by the coding sequence ATGAGTAAGGTGCCGTTCCTGTCCCGGGCGGCGTTCGCGCGGCTGACCACTCCGACCGCGAAAGCGTGCCTGCGGTTGGGTTTGACCCCCGACGTCGTCACGATCCTGGGCACCGTCGTGGCCGTGGCGGGGGCGCTGATCTTCTTCCCGATTGGCAAGCTGTTCATCGGCACGCTGGTGGTCTGGTTCTTCGTCCTCTTCGACATGCTCGACGGGGCGATGGCGCGGGAACAAGGCGGCGGCACCCGGTTCGGCGCGGTGCTGGACGCCACCTGTGACCGCGTCAGCGACGGTGCGGTGTTCTGCGGGCTGCTGTGGTGGATCGCCTTCGGACTGCACGACAAGCCGCTGGCGGCGGCCACCCTGATCTGCCTGGTCACCTCGCAGGTGATCTCCTACATCAAGGCCCGGGCCGAGGCCAGCGGCCTGCGCGGCGACGGCGGCATCATCGAACGGCCCGAGCGGCTGATCATCGTGCTGGTCGGCGCCGGCATCTCGGACTTTCCGTTCGTCGCGTGGCCGCCCGCGTTGCCGGTGGCGATGTGGCTGTTGGCGGCGGCCAGCCTGGTCACCTGCGCGCAGCGGTTGCGCACGGTGCGCACCTCGCCGGGTGCGACCGACCGCGGATCGGTCGCGCCGTGA
- a CDS encoding HIT family protein, with protein MSERERAEPRTDDTILDRGVGEEDHLQRLWTPYRMTYLAEAPMKRDNGKTEQPFTDIPQLTDEDGLVVARGELVYAVLNLYPYNPGHLMVVPYRRVSELEDLTDPESAELMSFIQKAIRVIKNVSRPHGFNVGLNLGTSAGGSLAEHLHVHVVPRWGGDANFITIIGGSKVIPQLLRETRQLLATEWTKQR; from the coding sequence GTGAGTGAGCGCGAACGCGCCGAGCCGCGCACCGACGACACCATCCTCGACCGGGGCGTCGGCGAGGAAGATCATCTGCAGCGGTTGTGGACGCCGTATCGGATGACCTATCTGGCCGAGGCGCCGATGAAGCGCGACAACGGCAAAACCGAGCAGCCGTTCACCGACATCCCGCAGCTGACCGACGAAGACGGACTGGTGGTCGCGCGCGGTGAACTCGTCTACGCCGTGCTCAACCTCTACCCGTACAACCCCGGGCACCTGATGGTGGTGCCCTACCGGCGCGTCTCGGAGCTGGAGGACCTCACCGATCCGGAGAGCGCGGAGCTGATGTCCTTCATCCAGAAGGCGATTCGCGTCATCAAGAACGTGTCGCGGCCGCATGGTTTCAACGTCGGCCTCAACCTGGGGACCTCGGCCGGCGGGTCGCTGGCCGAGCACCTGCACGTGCACGTCGTCCCGCGCTGGGGCGGCGACGCCAACTTCATCACCATCATCGGCGGGTCGAAGGTGATCCCGCAGTTGCTGCGCGAAACCCGCCAGTTGCTGGCGACGGAGTGGACGAAGCAGCGATGA
- the pdxT gene encoding pyridoxal 5'-phosphate synthase glutaminase subunit PdxT, translated as MSAPRIGVLALQGDTREHLAALREAGAESMPVRRRGELEAVDGLVIPGGESTTMSHLLGDLGLLEPLRGLLADGLPAYGACAGMILLASEILDAGAGGREALPLRAIDMTVRRNAFGRQVDSFEGDIDFAGLDDPVRAVFIRAPWVERVGDGVEVLASAAGHVVAVRQGRKLATAFHPEVTGDRRIHHMFVDMVTG; from the coding sequence GTGAGCGCCCCCCGGATCGGGGTCCTCGCGCTGCAGGGCGATACCCGCGAGCACCTGGCGGCCCTGCGCGAAGCCGGGGCCGAGTCGATGCCCGTGCGCCGGCGCGGTGAGCTGGAGGCGGTCGACGGGCTGGTCATCCCCGGTGGGGAATCGACGACCATGAGCCACCTGCTGGGAGACCTCGGCCTGCTGGAGCCGTTGCGCGGGCTGCTGGCCGACGGGCTGCCCGCCTACGGCGCGTGCGCCGGGATGATCCTGCTGGCCAGCGAGATTCTCGACGCCGGGGCGGGCGGGAGGGAGGCGCTGCCCCTGCGCGCGATCGATATGACCGTGCGGCGCAACGCCTTTGGACGACAGGTCGACTCGTTCGAAGGGGACATCGACTTCGCGGGCCTCGACGATCCGGTGCGGGCGGTGTTCATCCGCGCGCCGTGGGTCGAGCGGGTCGGTGACGGCGTGGAGGTGCTGGCCAGCGCCGCCGGTCACGTCGTCGCGGTGCGCCAGGGCCGCAAGCTGGCGACGGCGTTTCACCCCGAGGTGACCGGCGACCGGCGGATCCACCACATGTTCGTCGACATGGTGACCGGCTGA
- a CDS encoding DUF4247 domain-containing protein, with amino-acid sequence MSRTRLFVISGLLAAGAVVCLITGIILLQKNIASYVAGHYHEYAHDVNGRRYQCSGSPRQAADTLAAYAHPEARADNGNTEYLRYANNIVIVGPDGTYPCSIRVESLSAGYSHGAFIFLGPGFTPGSPSGGSGGSPGGPGGTK; translated from the coding sequence GTGAGCCGGACCCGCCTGTTCGTGATCTCCGGCCTGCTGGCGGCCGGCGCGGTGGTGTGCCTGATCACCGGAATCATCCTGTTGCAGAAGAACATCGCGTCGTACGTGGCGGGCCACTATCACGAGTACGCCCACGACGTGAACGGCAGGCGCTACCAGTGCAGCGGGTCGCCACGGCAGGCGGCCGACACGCTCGCCGCGTACGCGCACCCCGAGGCGCGCGCCGACAACGGCAACACCGAATACCTGCGGTACGCCAACAACATCGTGATCGTCGGCCCCGACGGGACCTACCCGTGCAGCATCCGCGTCGAGTCGCTGAGCGCCGGCTACAGCCACGGCGCGTTCATCTTCCTCGGTCCCGGATTCACCCCCGGCTCCCCGTCGGGCGGTTCCGGAGGCAGCCCCGGCGGCCCGGGCGGAACCAAGTGA
- a CDS encoding phosphatidylinositol mannoside acyltransferase produces the protein MNAITAPSRLASRVAGRLSGVGADWAYASGWLAVRAMPEFAARNAFGAAARYAARGGGPDQLRKNLARVLRVPPSDVPDSLMRASVASYARYWREAFRLPGMDLAAVGRQLHDSVQGRDHIEAALSGGRGAVIALPHSGNWDMAGVWLAQTHGTFTTVAERLKPESLYRRFIAYREGLGFEVLPLSGGERPPFDVLCDRLRDNRVVCLMAERDLTRTGVQVDFFGEPTRMPAGPAKLAIATGAALLAAHCWFEGQGWGVAIHPALDCTGGDVGAITQLLADHFEKNIAARPEDWHMMQPQWLADLSENKQARLRDA, from the coding sequence ATGAACGCGATCACGGCACCGAGCCGCCTGGCGAGCCGCGTCGCGGGCCGGTTGAGCGGCGTCGGGGCCGACTGGGCGTACGCGTCAGGCTGGTTGGCCGTGCGGGCGATGCCGGAGTTCGCCGCGCGCAACGCATTTGGCGCCGCGGCGCGCTACGCGGCCCGCGGCGGCGGCCCAGATCAGTTGCGCAAGAACCTGGCCCGCGTCTTGCGGGTGCCGCCCTCAGACGTTCCGGATTCACTGATGCGGGCGTCCGTGGCCTCCTACGCCCGTTATTGGCGCGAGGCGTTCCGCCTGCCGGGCATGGACCTCGCCGCGGTCGGCCGCCAGCTGCACGACTCTGTTCAGGGCCGCGACCATATCGAAGCGGCACTGTCCGGCGGCCGCGGCGCAGTGATCGCGTTGCCGCACAGCGGCAATTGGGACATGGCAGGGGTGTGGCTGGCGCAGACACACGGCACCTTCACCACCGTCGCGGAGCGACTCAAACCCGAGTCGCTCTACCGGCGGTTCATCGCCTACCGCGAAGGCCTCGGCTTCGAGGTGCTGCCCTTGTCCGGGGGCGAGCGGCCACCCTTCGACGTGTTGTGCGACCGGCTGCGGGACAACCGGGTGGTGTGCCTGATGGCCGAGCGCGACCTCACCCGCACCGGCGTGCAGGTCGACTTCTTCGGCGAACCCACCCGGATGCCGGCCGGGCCGGCGAAGCTCGCGATCGCGACGGGGGCGGCCCTGCTAGCGGCCCACTGCTGGTTCGAGGGCCAGGGCTGGGGCGTCGCCATCCACCCGGCGCTGGACTGCACCGGCGGCGACGTCGGCGCGATCACCCAGCTGTTGGCCGATCACTTCGAGAAGAACATTGCCGCCCGCCCCGAGGATTGGCACATGATGCAGCCGCAGTGGCTGGCCGACCTCTCCGAGAACAAGCAGGCCCGGCTAAGGGACGCCTGA
- a CDS encoding NUDIX hydrolase — protein sequence MTGLIVAIAVLVAVLAVFGAWAYRTANRLDRLHVRYDLSWQALDGALARRAVVARAVAIDAYGGASEGRRLAALADAAEGAPRPARETCENELSAALAAVNPASLPAGLIAELADAEARVLLARRFHNDAVRDTLALAERPLVRLFHLGGTAGLPSYFEIVERPHALAHGDHGVLNHRTSARVVLLDESGAVLLLRGSDPALGEPAPKWWFTVGGEVQQGERLAEAAARELAEETGLRVAPTDMVGPVWRRDQVFEFNGSLIDSEEFYFVYRTRRFEPSRTGRTELERSYIHGHRWCDAADIAQLVAAGETVYPMQLSGLLTDAAALAGGRAPGPLLSIR from the coding sequence ATGACAGGGTTGATCGTCGCCATCGCGGTGTTGGTCGCGGTGCTGGCCGTCTTCGGCGCTTGGGCGTACCGGACGGCCAACCGGCTGGACCGGTTGCACGTCCGCTACGACCTGTCGTGGCAGGCGCTCGACGGCGCGCTGGCGCGCCGCGCGGTGGTGGCGCGCGCCGTGGCAATCGACGCCTACGGCGGCGCATCCGAGGGCCGGCGGTTGGCGGCGCTGGCCGACGCCGCCGAGGGCGCGCCCCGGCCCGCGCGGGAGACGTGCGAAAACGAGCTGTCGGCCGCGCTGGCCGCCGTCAACCCGGCGTCCCTGCCGGCCGGGTTGATCGCCGAGCTGGCCGACGCCGAGGCCCGGGTGCTGCTGGCCCGCCGCTTCCACAACGACGCGGTGCGCGACACGCTGGCGCTGGCCGAGCGGCCCCTGGTGCGGCTGTTCCACCTGGGCGGGACCGCCGGGCTGCCCAGCTATTTCGAGATCGTCGAGCGGCCGCACGCGTTGGCCCACGGCGATCACGGCGTGCTCAACCACCGCACCTCGGCCCGCGTCGTGCTGCTCGACGAGAGCGGGGCGGTGTTGCTGCTGCGCGGGTCGGATCCGGCGCTGGGCGAGCCCGCCCCGAAGTGGTGGTTCACCGTGGGCGGCGAAGTGCAGCAGGGGGAACGGCTGGCCGAGGCGGCCGCGCGAGAGCTCGCCGAGGAAACCGGCCTGCGGGTCGCGCCCACCGACATGGTCGGGCCCGTGTGGCGGCGCGACCAGGTCTTCGAGTTCAACGGCTCGCTGATCGACAGCGAGGAGTTCTACTTCGTCTACCGCACCCGCCGGTTCGAGCCGTCGCGCACGGGCCGCACCGAACTGGAACGCAGCTACATCCACGGCCACCGCTGGTGTGACGCTGCCGACATCGCCCAGCTCGTCGCCGCGGGGGAGACGGTGTACCCCATGCAACTATCCGGACTGCTCACCGACGCGGCCGCGCTCGCCGGCGGCCGCGCCCCCGGCCCGCTGCTGTCGATCCGCTGA
- a CDS encoding DUF350 domain-containing protein — protein MYLAVEIGTVDINPVLKGAVATILYFVVGMAVLLVGFYVVDVLTPGKLRHLVFIDRRPNAVIVAGAMYIALTVVIITAIANSYSQLGQGLLGVAVYGLMGVILLGIALLTMHLLIPGSFHEHIDEQVLHPGSFAVALILLAVGGVTAAAVS, from the coding sequence ATGTACCTCGCCGTCGAGATCGGAACCGTCGACATCAATCCCGTGCTGAAGGGCGCGGTCGCGACGATCCTGTACTTCGTCGTCGGCATGGCCGTCCTGCTCGTCGGGTTCTACGTGGTCGACGTGCTGACCCCGGGAAAGCTGCGCCACCTGGTGTTCATCGACCGCCGCCCCAACGCCGTGATCGTCGCGGGCGCGATGTACATCGCGCTGACCGTCGTCATCATCACCGCGATCGCCAACAGCTACAGCCAGTTGGGCCAGGGGCTCCTCGGCGTGGCGGTGTACGGATTGATGGGGGTGATTTTGCTCGGGATAGCGCTGCTCACAATGCATCTGCTGATTCCGGGGAGTTTCCACGAGCACATCGACGAGCAGGTGCTGCATCCCGGCTCGTTCGCGGTGGCGCTGATACTGCTCGCGGTGGGAGGGGTGACCGCCGCGGCGGTGTCATGA
- a CDS encoding YebC/PmpR family DNA-binding transcriptional regulator: MSGHSKWATTKHQKAVKDARRGKEFARLIKNIEVAARTGGGDPAGNPTLYDAIQKAKKTSVPNDNIERARKRGAGEEAGGADYQTIMYEGYGPNGVAVLIECLTDNRNRAAGEVRVAVTRNGGNMADPGSVSYLFTRKGVVTLEKNGLTEDDVLTAVLDAGAEDVNDLGESFEIISEPTDLVAVRTALQDAGIDYESAEASFQPSVSVPVDVEGARKVFKLVDALEDSDDVQNVWTNVDLSDEVLAALDQE, encoded by the coding sequence ATGAGCGGCCATTCCAAGTGGGCCACCACCAAGCACCAAAAGGCCGTCAAAGATGCGCGCCGCGGCAAGGAATTCGCCCGGCTGATCAAGAACATCGAGGTCGCCGCCCGCACCGGCGGCGGTGACCCCGCCGGCAACCCGACGCTGTATGACGCCATCCAGAAGGCGAAGAAGACCTCGGTGCCCAACGACAACATCGAGCGGGCCCGCAAGCGCGGCGCGGGCGAGGAAGCCGGTGGCGCCGACTACCAGACGATCATGTACGAGGGCTACGGGCCCAACGGCGTCGCGGTCCTGATCGAATGCCTGACCGACAACCGCAACCGGGCGGCGGGCGAGGTCCGGGTGGCCGTCACCCGCAACGGCGGCAACATGGCCGACCCCGGCTCGGTGTCCTACCTGTTCACCCGCAAGGGCGTCGTCACGCTGGAGAAGAACGGCCTGACCGAGGACGACGTGCTGACGGCGGTGCTCGACGCCGGCGCCGAGGACGTCAACGACCTCGGCGAGAGCTTCGAGATCATTTCCGAGCCGACCGACCTGGTCGCGGTGCGCACCGCGCTGCAGGACGCCGGCATCGACTACGAGTCCGCCGAGGCGAGCTTCCAGCCGTCGGTCAGCGTGCCGGTCGACGTCGAGGGCGCGCGCAAGGTGTTCAAGCTGGTCGACGCGCTGGAGGACAGCGACGACGTGCAGAACGTGTGGACCAACGTGGACCTGTCCGACGAGGTGCTCGCCGCCCTCGACCAGGAGTAA
- a CDS encoding polyamine aminopropyltransferase encodes MSSVDVATAPAAPSAPVSGRWRALLLAAVAACAACGIIYELALLTLSASLDGGGIVATSLIVAGYIAALGVGALLVKPLLAHAAITFIAVEALLGVIGGLSAAVLYMVFAFLDGSVGSTWVLAVSTALIGGLVGAEVPLLMTLLQSGRVTGAADAGRTLANLNAADYLGALLGGLVWPFLLLPQLGMIRGAAATGMINLAAAAVVALFLLRHVVSTRQLLLALCALAAALGLLATLLLRSADVETTSRQRLYADPIVAYRHTPYQEIVVTRRGNDTRLYLDGGLQFSTRDEYRYTESLVYPAVGKGARSVLVLGGGDGLVARELLRLPGVSKIVQVELDPAVIDIARTTLRGANGGSLDNPRVAVVTQDAMNWLRGPDLDRFDAIIVDLPDPDTPVLGRLYSAEFYALAARALAPGGLMAVQAGSPFSTPTAYWRTVSTIRAAGYAVTPYHVHVPTFGDWGFALAQRADTAPTPTVPPDAPPLRFLNQQVLQAACVFSGDVAPRPVEPSTLDNPRIVEDMRHGYD; translated from the coding sequence ATGAGCTCCGTCGACGTGGCCACGGCCCCGGCGGCGCCGTCCGCGCCGGTATCGGGGCGGTGGCGGGCGCTGCTGTTGGCCGCCGTGGCGGCGTGCGCGGCCTGCGGCATCATCTACGAACTCGCGCTGCTGACGCTGTCGGCCAGCCTCGACGGCGGCGGCATCGTCGCCACCTCGCTGATCGTGGCGGGCTACATCGCCGCGCTGGGCGTGGGCGCGCTGCTGGTCAAACCCCTGCTGGCGCACGCGGCAATTACCTTCATCGCCGTGGAGGCGCTGCTCGGCGTCATCGGCGGGCTGTCCGCGGCGGTGCTGTACATGGTGTTCGCGTTCCTGGACGGCTCCGTCGGGTCGACGTGGGTGCTGGCGGTGAGCACGGCCCTGATCGGCGGCCTGGTCGGTGCCGAGGTGCCGCTGTTGATGACGCTGCTGCAGAGCGGGCGGGTGACCGGTGCCGCCGACGCCGGGCGCACGCTCGCCAACCTCAACGCGGCCGACTACCTCGGCGCGCTGCTGGGCGGGCTGGTCTGGCCGTTCCTGCTACTGCCGCAGCTGGGGATGATCCGCGGCGCGGCGGCCACCGGCATGATCAACCTGGCGGCGGCGGCCGTCGTCGCGCTTTTCCTGCTGCGCCACGTGGTTTCGACGCGCCAGCTCCTGCTGGCGCTGTGCGCGCTGGCCGCCGCGCTGGGGCTGCTCGCCACCCTGCTGCTGCGTTCGGCCGACGTCGAAACCACAAGCCGGCAACGGCTTTACGCCGACCCGATCGTCGCCTACCGGCACACGCCCTACCAGGAGATCGTGGTGACCCGCCGCGGCAACGACACCCGCCTGTACCTCGACGGCGGGCTGCAATTCTCCACCCGGGACGAATACCGCTACACCGAAAGCCTGGTGTACCCCGCCGTCGGCAAGGGCGCGCGTTCGGTGCTGGTGCTCGGCGGGGGCGACGGCCTGGTGGCCCGCGAGTTGCTGCGCCTGCCAGGCGTTTCCAAGATCGTGCAGGTCGAGCTCGACCCTGCGGTGATCGACATCGCACGCACCACGCTGCGTGGCGCCAACGGCGGTTCGTTGGACAACCCGCGGGTGGCCGTGGTGACGCAGGACGCGATGAACTGGTTGCGCGGACCCGACCTCGACCGGTTCGACGCGATCATCGTCGACCTTCCCGATCCCGACACACCCGTGCTGGGCCGGCTGTATTCGGCCGAGTTCTACGCGCTGGCCGCGCGGGCGCTGGCGCCCGGCGGGCTGATGGCGGTGCAAGCGGGCAGCCCCTTTTCCACGCCGACGGCCTACTGGCGCACGGTGTCGACGATCCGGGCGGCGGGCTATGCGGTCACGCCGTATCACGTGCACGTGCCGACGTTCGGCGATTGGGGATTCGCCCTGGCGCAGCGCGCCGATACCGCACCCACGCCGACGGTGCCGCCCGACGCTCCCCCGCTGCGTTTCCTCAACCAGCAGGTGCTTCAGGCCGCGTGCGTGTTCTCCGGCGACGTCGCGCCGCGGCCCGTGGAGCCGTCGACCCTGGACAATCCGCGCATCGTCGAGGACATGCGGCACGGGTACGACTAG
- the tesB gene encoding acyl-CoA thioesterase II, whose protein sequence is MAIEEILDLEQLEVNIYRGSIFSPESGFLQRTFGGHVAGQSLVSAVRTVDPRYQVHSLHGYFLRPGDAKERTVFIVERTRDGGSFATRRVNAIQHGEIIFSMGASFQTDQEGIHHQDPMPPAPPPDGLPGLDSVKVFDDAGFKQFAEWDVCIVPRERLQLTPGKAAQQQVWFRHRDPLPDDPVLHICALAYMSDLTLLGSAQVTHLDVREHLQVASLDHAMWFMRAFRADEWLLYDQSSPSANGGRALCQGKIFTQSGEMVAAVMQEGLTRFKRGYHQ, encoded by the coding sequence GTGGCGATCGAAGAGATCCTTGATCTCGAGCAGCTCGAGGTCAACATCTACCGGGGCAGCATCTTCAGCCCGGAATCGGGATTCCTGCAGCGCACCTTCGGCGGTCATGTCGCCGGCCAGTCGCTGGTGTCGGCGGTGCGCACCGTCGACCCGCGCTACCAGGTCCACTCGTTGCACGGCTACTTCCTGCGGCCCGGGGACGCCAAGGAGCGCACGGTGTTCATCGTGGAGCGCACCCGCGACGGCGGCTCGTTCGCGACCCGGCGCGTCAACGCCATTCAGCACGGCGAGATCATCTTCAGCATGGGCGCGTCCTTCCAGACCGACCAGGAAGGCATCCACCACCAGGACCCCATGCCGCCCGCGCCGCCGCCCGACGGCCTGCCGGGGCTGGACTCGGTCAAGGTGTTCGACGACGCCGGGTTCAAGCAGTTCGCGGAGTGGGACGTGTGCATCGTGCCGCGCGAGCGCCTGCAGCTCACGCCGGGAAAGGCCGCCCAGCAGCAGGTCTGGTTCCGCCACCGTGACCCGCTGCCCGACGACCCGGTGCTGCACATCTGCGCGCTGGCCTACATGAGCGACCTGACCCTGCTGGGGTCGGCGCAGGTCACCCACCTCGACGTGCGCGAGCACCTGCAGGTGGCGTCGCTGGACCACGCGATGTGGTTCATGCGGGCGTTCCGGGCCGACGAGTGGCTGCTGTATGACCAGTCCTCCCCGTCGGCCAACGGCGGCCGCGCGCTGTGCCAGGGCAAGATCTTCACCCAATCCGGCGAGATGGTCGCGGCGGTCATGCAGGAGGGGCTGACCCGCTTCAAGCGGGGATATCACCAGTGA
- a CDS encoding glycosyltransferase family 4 protein, protein MRIGMICPYSFDVPGGVQSHVLQLAEVVRARGHDVSVLAPASPHAVLPDYVVSAGKAVPIPYNGSVARLRFGPATHRRVKKWLAEGDFDVLHLHEPNAPSLSMLALNIAEGPIVATFHTSTTKSLTLTVFQGILRPMHEKIVGRIAVSDLARRWQMEALGTDAVEIPNGVDVGSFATAPLLDGYPRPGKTVLFLGRYDEPRKGVGVLLDALPRLVDRFADVQLLIVGRGDEDELRAQAGEFVNNIRFLGQVDDAGKASAMRSADVYCAPNLGGESFGIVLVEAMAAGTPVVASDLDAFRRVLAGGDVGRLVPVGDGAALADALIEVLEDDGLAERYVAAGSAAVQRYDWSVVASQILRVYETVAASGAKVEVAS, encoded by the coding sequence ATGCGCATCGGGATGATCTGTCCCTACTCGTTCGACGTTCCGGGCGGGGTGCAGTCGCACGTCCTGCAGCTTGCCGAGGTGGTGCGGGCCCGCGGGCATGACGTCAGCGTGCTCGCGCCGGCCTCGCCGCACGCCGTGTTGCCCGACTACGTCGTCTCGGCGGGCAAGGCCGTCCCGATTCCCTACAACGGGTCGGTGGCCCGGCTGCGGTTCGGCCCGGCCACCCACCGCAGGGTCAAAAAGTGGCTCGCCGAAGGCGATTTCGACGTGCTGCACCTGCACGAGCCCAACGCGCCGAGCCTGTCCATGCTGGCGCTCAACATCGCCGAGGGCCCGATCGTGGCGACGTTTCACACGTCGACCACCAAATCGCTGACGCTGACGGTCTTTCAGGGCATCCTGCGCCCGATGCACGAGAAGATCGTCGGCCGGATCGCGGTGTCCGACTTGGCGCGGCGCTGGCAGATGGAGGCGCTGGGAACCGACGCGGTGGAGATCCCCAACGGCGTCGACGTCGGCTCGTTCGCCACCGCGCCGCTGCTGGACGGTTACCCGCGGCCCGGCAAGACGGTGCTGTTCCTCGGGCGCTACGACGAGCCGCGCAAGGGCGTGGGGGTGTTGCTCGACGCGCTGCCGCGGCTGGTTGATCGGTTCGCCGACGTGCAGCTGCTCATCGTCGGACGCGGTGACGAAGACGAATTACGCGCGCAGGCAGGCGAATTCGTGAACAACATTCGCTTCCTCGGCCAGGTCGACGATGCCGGGAAGGCGTCGGCCATGCGCAGCGCCGACGTCTACTGCGCACCCAACCTCGGCGGGGAAAGCTTCGGCATCGTCTTGGTCGAGGCCATGGCCGCCGGGACTCCGGTGGTGGCCAGCGACCTCGACGCCTTCCGGCGCGTGCTGGCCGGCGGGGACGTGGGCCGCCTGGTACCCGTCGGCGACGGCGCCGCGCTCGCCGATGCGCTGATCGAGGTGCTGGAGGATGATGGGCTGGCCGAACGCTATGTGGCGGCCGGTTCGGCCGCCGTCCAGCGCTACGACTGGTCGGTGGTGGCCAGCCAGATCCTGCGGGTGTACGAGACGGTCGCCGCGTCGGGCGCCAAGGTTGAGGTGGCCAGTTGA